The proteins below come from a single Acidobacteriota bacterium genomic window:
- a CDS encoding carboxypeptidase regulatory-like domain-containing protein encodes MSGRVTTAGGQGLRNATVVMTDQQGYRRTTTTGSFGFYRFDDVESGRTYIVGVSAKRYRFNPRVVDLTDSLTDVDFIGNE; translated from the coding sequence ATGAGCGGACGCGTCACAACTGCCGGCGGCCAGGGACTAAGAAACGCAACGGTCGTGATGACAGACCAGCAGGGCTATCGCAGAACTACGACGACCGGTTCGTTCGGTTTCTACCGTTTCGATGACGTCGAATCGGGCAGAACCTACATCGTCGGCGTATCCGCAAAACGATACCGTTTCAACCCTCGCGTCGTAGATCTGACCGACAGCCTGACCGACGTTGACTTCATTGGAAATGAATAA